The Chitinophaga niabensis genomic interval ACCAGGAAGTAGGATCTGCGCTGCCTAAATTCCAGGGCGGTATCACCTCTCAATGGAAGTATAAGAACTTTAGCCTGAGCGTGAATGGTTATTTCATTTCAGGTAATAAAGTGTTCTCTAACTCTTTGCGTTTTGTAATGAACGATGGCATGGAGCCTTACTACAACCAGATCGTATTGCCTTCTGGTTATAAAACCTGGACCAAACCAGGAGACATTGCCACAGAGCCAAGTCCGCAGAATGCAGCCAACGCTACGGAAACATCCACGCGTTACCTGAAAGATGGCAGTTTCTTATCTATCAGAAATATTTCACTGTCCTATACTTTGCCAAAAACATGGATCAGCCCGCTCCGTTTGGATGGGGTTACACTTTCATTAACGGCGGATAATGTTTACACGTTCACGAAGTTCCTGGGGCAGGACCCTGCCACCACGATCTCTTCCGGCAGTTATGTGATGCCCGGCCTGTCCGACTTCAAGTATCCCAATAATCGCCAGTACCTGTTAAACGTTAACATCCGGTTTTAGGAAAAAATTATAAGATCATGAAAACAAGATTCATTTTACAACTACTTATTATACCGCTGTTAATGACCGGCTGCCTGAAAGATGTGGATCCCAGCGATTCCCTCACCACTGGTACTTTAACAGGGACCAAAGAAGGATTGCAGCAGGGGCTGAATGGTGCCTATGCTTTGTTCAAAGACCATGTGTCTTTCAACGGAACGGTAGACGGGAATAACATGTATCTGCGCCAGTATTTCCAGATGAGTGATTTTGCAGGAGATGATATTGTATGTGGCCAAACCACCACGGACCCGCTGTTTTACAGTTTCTCCGGGGACCATACCGCTACACAAACCAACAGCCGCTACTTCTGGTATATCTCTTATAAGATCATCAATGATGTAAATACCGTACTGGAGTCCGCAGAGAAGATCGCGAACCCGGATGAAAGCATCAAACAGCTGATCGGGGAATGTTATTTCTTAAGGGCCTTCTGTCATTTTAACCTCGTAAGGTTATATGCCAAACCCTACACACACGATCCGGCAGCTGCAGGCATTATCTTACGCACTTCTGTAAGTGATCCGGGACAAAAAGCAAGGGCCACTGTTGCGGAAGTATATAACTCCGTTGTAGCGGATGCAGAAAAGGGTGCAGGGCTGATGGCCCAGCCCCGGGGTGTACAGTTTGCTTCCAAAGAAGCTGCATGGGCTTTGCTTTCCAGGGCATACCTCTACAAAGAGGCGAACGACAGTACTATTTATTATGCAGACAAAGTGATCGGCTCTAATCGTTTTACATTAGAGACCGCCGCAAGTTTTCCTTCCCTGTTTGCGAATGCGCTCACCGGCAAAGAAACCATCTTCTGTGTGGCTTTTACCGCCGCGGATGATTATGGAAAGGCGGGTTCCATTGCTTCCATGTTGTATTCAGATGGTAACTCCGGATGGGGAGAAGAATATGCTTCCCAATCATTACGTGATACCATGTCCGGCCATATGGAAGACGTAAGATGGTCTTACATCAAACCCCTGAAAGTGGGAAATGTGATCCAGAAGAAGAATGGCATTGATATCTATTACATCAGCAAATTCTCCTTCCAGGGAGGAAGCCCTACGCTGAGTTCTCCTATTATGTTCCGCCTTGCGGAAATGTACCTGAACAAAGCAGAGGCGATGGCGAAATCCAATAATGCTGCCGGCGCACTGGCGGCTGTGGATGTGATCCGCCAGAACCGTGGTTTGGAAAATTCATTATATAACGGAGTACTGCCTGCCGGTAAAACTGCACTGCAAACCGTATTGAAAGAAAGACGTATAGAACTGGCCTTTGAAGGACACCGCAATTATGATGTGTACCGTAATAAACAGGACCTGAACAGAACATACTGGGGGTATCATTTACCGGGGTTGAAGGAATCAGATATCAACCTGGCCGTAAATCCCACCAACTACGCCAATATGATCACAAAATGGGATAATAACCGCATCATCTATTACATTCCGATAGATGAGATACAGACCAACAAACTCTGTGGACAGAATCCCTGATTGCTAACTTTAATGCCGCATTATCATGAAGATCATTAAATATATTCTCCTGCTGCCACTGATAGCCGGTTGTAAAAAGGACGAAGTAAAACCGGAAGCAGATATTTTTTATACCGTTGACATAGCAGATAAAACGGTAACCTTCACCAACGAAACCAGTGGTGCCGTTTCCTACCGCTGGGAATTCGGGGATGGGGCTACTTCCACAGAACAAAGCCCTGTACACACGTACCCTGAAAAAGGTAAATATGTGCCCACTTTATATGCCACCACTAAAGATGGCCGCGTATCTGAAGGCTCCACAGTGATCTACATTGCCAAAACATCGCCCGTGAAACTGAATGATAATTCACTGGCAGACTGGGATAACGTATCGCAATACGTACTTACTTCCGGTGCCGGTGAAAAATTCTTCCGCAAAGCGAAGTTCGATTACGATGCATCCTATGTATATGTATACCTGGAAGTGAACAGTACAGAAGCCAACGGAGATATCTACGACTTTTACCTGGATACAGATAATAGCACCACTACGGGTTTGCTGACCAGTATTCCCGATGGCGGATACGATGTACTGCTGGAAGGAAATATCCTTGGGGACTGGCTGGATGCCTTCAACCACAAAGGAGCACAAAACGCCTTCTCTTTTGAACCCAGTGGTGCAACAGAACATTTCCAGGTAGGTACTAAAGTACAGAGCGGCGGTGTGCTGAAGTTTGAAATGCGTATCGTTCGTTCCAAGATCAAAAATTTAGCTGCTACCACCGCCTTCCGTGTAGGTATCATGGCCACAAAAAGCGACTGGTCTGCCGGATTAGGCCAGATACCTGATGCCGGGCAACCCTCTCTCCTGATCAACTTTGAATAACATTATAACCGGGGCATTATGGCCCCGGTTATTTTTTTGCTATTTTGTACAGATATGACCACTACCTTAAAACCGGAAGGAAGATTATTATCCTTAGACGTCATGCGGGGCATGATCATGATCTTCCTCGCTGCCGAAAGCGCCAATCTCTACCACGCTATAGAAGACTTACAACCAGGTGTACTGATAGATCAGTTCTTTCACCATCCCTGGCATGGCCTGCGTTTCTGGGACCTGATACAACCTGCCTTTATGTTCATGGCCGGCACGGCGATGTACATAGCCGTAGAACGTAAAAGGAGCAAGGGTGTATCCGAACGGGATAATTTTAAACACATTGCCATACGGAGCCTGAAGTTATTCCTCCTGGGCACCGGCCTGCATTGTATTTATGCGGGCAAACTGGTATGGGAACTCTGGAACGTGCTCACACAATTATCCTTTACCACACTGGTGGCTTATTTCCTGATCAGGAGATCCTTCACTGTACAGATAGGTGCCGCATTGTTCATGATCATCCTCAATGATGTACTCTACAGGACCATCCTGATGCCGGGTTTTGATCAGCCATTTGTACAGGGGCATAATTTCGGGGCTTATATGGATACGTTGTTCATGGGTAAGATCAATAACGGAGGGTGGGTAACGATCAACTGCATTCCCACCGCTGCGCATACCATTTTAGGGGTAACCGCAGGAAAGCTATTAATGAGTTCCCGGTCTTCCGCGTTTAAAATAAAAACCCTCATCATATCCGGCCTGATTGCCTTAGCGCTTGGTTATGCGGTTGACCTGAGTGGTATTTCCCCTATTATCAAACGCATCAGCACCGGCGGATTTGTTTTAACCTCCCTGGGTTATGTTACCCTCATCCTTGCAGCCCTGTATTGGTGGATAGATATAAAAGACCATAAGAAATATACCTGGATTGCCGTGGTAGTGGGCATGAATTCCATTTTCATCTACATCTTCTTTGAAACCGTAGGGTATCAATGGGTTAATGGGGCCGTGGGTATTTTTGTGAAAGGAGGTTTGGGCTTTTTAAGCATCCCCGAAAACTGGCAGACCCTTGGTTCGGCAATAGCCGTACTGCTGTTAGAATGGTATCTTTGTTACTGGCTGTATCAGAAAAAGATCTTTTTTAAGTTGTAACTTTACGGGGTAACCAATATCCCTATATTCATGACCTATCAGCCAATTGAGCCAACGGGCGCAGCCTATTCGCAGGCTTATGCAGTAAGCAGTCCAAAACGATTTGTATTTGTAAGCGGCCAGGTGCCGGAAGACGAACGGGGTTATATTCCCGATAATTTCCGGGACCAGTGCAGGCTTACCTGGCAGAACATTGAGGCCCGCCTGAAAAATGCCGGCATGACGCTGGAAAACATTGTAAAGATCACCATCTTCCTGGCCAGCCGCCAGTTCCGAGAAGAGAATTTCGAGATCAGGAATGAAGTGCTGGGCGATCATCAACCCGCTATGACCATTGTGATCGCCGGGATCTATGATGATCAGTGGTTATTGGAGATAGAGGTAGTAGCCGCAGATTAACTACACTAATAAGAACTCCCCTGTTATCTTCTCCTGCCCGTTGATGATAACAGACATCTCATGCTTTCCCGCATAGAACGTTCGTGTAGTGATCAGGATAAATTTCTGCTTCCTGAGGATCTCCGCCTGCTCACCCGGCCCGTATGGTTTCTCGCTGATCTTAAACACTTTTTTGGACAAATGCCCATTGGCCTTCCTGTAATAGATCGCATATTCCAGCCGCACGGTTTGTGTAGTCGTGTTATTGTTACGGATCGAAAATGAGAATGCCAGGGCATCACCTATCTTCACTTTCGGTGTGAGTATTTTAAAGTTACTGAGTTGTATATTGCCCCCATCCAATCCATAGTACTGCAATATCTCTGCATGTCCCTGCTTCAGTAAAGTACGGCAGCCATGTTTGATAATAGCATCCGTTTCCTTCCCGATCCCTTTCCATTTTTTAGCAATGTTCAACACCAGCTGGGGATGATCTTTTGAAATATCATTGAGGTTGTTCGCTACACTGCGCCTAACCCATTCCGAAGGATCATTCTTCAGGTTTTCCAATAAGGCCAGCACAGGCAATGGATCTTTCTTTAATGCAGGAACAGCCATCGCCCAGGGTAATTTAGGGCGCATCCCTTCACTGCTCAACCGCCTTACTTTATGATTTTTGTGTAGGGACCATTTCGTCATCTGCTGCATCATCTTCTCTCCATACTTTAAGAGGAAAGGCCTTACTGCAAATTCACAACTTACAAACTGTGTAACCTGCTCCAGTGCCTTAACTGAATGCTGGTAATGTTCCAGGCCATACACCTCTATATAATCAGGCAGGATCATAAAGGCCAGGCTGTCTTCCCCGAAATCGTTTTCCCGCAGGGAGCTGATGATCTTTCCTAAAAGCTGGGTGGTAGCAGCATAATCTTCCGGAAAGAAAGAATGAAGCACCGTAGTAGTGTGCCTCATTCTTTCTTTTAATTCCTTCAGCTCAAAATCTTTCGTGAAGATGCGCTTGAGGAATTCCTTTTTAGAAAAGGAAGGAATATGTTGTATAAGTATAGTTGAAAATCCTTCGTAGAATTCTTTGGAGTAAATTTCTTTCAGTAAACTGGCCATGCGTAAATTTATAACTTCTGCCGCAGGATCACAAAATCACCCGGTTTGATCAACTCCACCGGGCCATTCCCCGTATTAAAAGTTAATGTCTGCGTATCACCGGGTTGCATAACCGGGAGGTTAAGTGTCTGATCCCCATGTTTTACTTTATATCCCTTCAGCGTATAAGCAGGGAAATCTGCTCTCGACTTAATCCTTACGGTTAGTTTACCGCCCAGGTTACTGACTATTTCTATTAATGCCGGAGAGAATTCTTTCTGTATGATGTTATAGGATTCCCGTAATTGCCTGTCTGGCGTAACAATACCCCAGGACCTGTATCCATCCGGATTGGTCTGTGGGTACCGGCTGAGATAATCGTTATACGTCCAGATGGAAGCGCCCACTACATAATCTGCTTTCCGGAAAACGGCGATAGCATCCTGCAGGTATTTGATCCTGTCCTGTTCCGTTTTGTTGACGGTGGCCATGATGCCAAATTCACTGATGTATACCGGTTTGGAAGGATATAGTTCATGAATGCGCGCCACCCATTCTGCATGTTTGGCATATACATTCGCACTCACGAAATCAACATATTGAGAGGCCTCATCTTCCGGTTTTTTAATGTAATCCCTGAAAACAATATTACTTGCAAAAGTGATCAGCCGGGTAGCATCCAGCTCTCTCGCAAACTGGGCCATGTCTCTTACCCATGCCTGTCCTTCCGCACGGTGAGAATAGAATTCATTACCTAATGAATACGCGATCACGGAAGGATGATTCCAATCCCTTTCCACCATTTCTTTCATTTGAGACCTGAACTTTTCCCGGATCAGGGGATCGGCCATTTGTTTCGGGGAGAGTTGCCAGTTGCCGGCTTCTGTAATGATCAGCATACCATGTTTATCAGCCCAGTCCAGCAGATCTTTGGAAACGGCATGATGTGCAATGCGCGATAGCTCCATGCCGGAGGATTTGATCAGGGTAAGGTCTTGCTGCAATACATGGTTTGGATCAAGCGATCCCTGGCCCGGATAATCAGCTGGCCGGTTACAACCGCCCATTTTTACCGTCTGCCCGTTCAATAGCAACTGCGCATTCTTTACTTCAATTTTCCGGATCCCGAAATTACTTCTTACCGTATCTTCTCCGCTTATTACTTCTGCCATATACAGATACGGATTATCGTGGCTCCATAGCTGTACATCTTTTGCAGGAAGGGTAACCTGTAAGCCTCCATTTACCGGTTTAAAGCTGGCAGGTAATTTTTGCCCGCCGCTATAGAGGTTAATGAAGGCGCCATCCGTGCGGATAAAGATCCGTGCAGTACCCTTTTTCAGATCGGGTTCTGCTTCTATTTTCAGATGGTGTACGTATGTGGAAGGCCTGATCTGCAAAGCAACAGGTTTGGTGATCCCACCGTAATTGATCCAGGGGTACAACTGTGCGCCGGGAGCATTATAGTTTGAATCCCTTGTTCTGGAACCGGGAATAGTAGTGCTATCCCATGAATTATCTACTTTGATGGAAAGGGTATTCTTTTGCCGGAGATGTTGTGTTACATCTATAGTGAAAGGGGTATACCCTCCTTCATGACCACCCACTTTATGTCCGTTCAGCCAGATCTCGCATTTATAAAACACTGCATCAAAATTGATGAAAGCTTTATAGCCTGGTTTCAGCGGTTGTGCATCAAATTTCCTGAAATACCAGGCATTACCGGTATAGAAGAAGAACCGTTTATCAACAGAATAAGAATGCGGTACTGTTACTTTATCCAGCTTGTTATCCGGAAATGTTGGTGCTGTCCATCCATCCTGTTCCCCGATTTTCTGTGGGTCCAGGGCAAAGGACCAGTCGCCGTTTAGCGACTGTGCATATGTAGAGACAGTCCACATGATCACAACCGCCAAAAGAATAATTCGCTTCATTATCATCGTTTAAAAAACTTACAATCCAACTTCTTCTATTGTTTGAAAAACTTGCAATCTAACTTCTCTGCTCCCGTTTGATAGGAAGCAATGTACAAGCCTGCTGTGCGGTCTTTAATTCTCACTGTATAGTTAGACCTTCCTTTCTCTGCAGTGATTGCCTGCGCGTGTACGATCTTCCCGCTTCCAATGTTAACGATCTGGAGGAAGCCCTGCATCTTTTCCTTTGCCTGGATGATCACCTGCAAAGTCTGCCGGTCACTCTGCGGTATTACTTGTAAGGAAGCAGATGAAACAGCCCTTGCAGGCTCAGCAGCAACAGCCAGCCCGCTATGCATCAAAGCAGCACTTGTGTCCGGCGCTAACGCAATTCCCCTGATAAGTGTATTAGTTGGCGTAGTAGCTAACAGGGTAACCGGCATACCTGCAAAACTGGCATTATACCCTGTAGTGTCTAAAACGGCAACAATCTCACTATTCTTACGGGTTGCATATAATACAACATGCCCATCGGATTGTTCGCCTGTAAGCCCCCTGTAAGTATCCGCAATACTACCGATCTTTCCATTCAATACCCAACTCCCTGATACCAATGAGTATTTGGACAATGCATTAGTCCCTTCCTCGGCCACATACATCACATCTAAACCCGCCACTGAAGTACTAAGGTCTGCAAAGTAAATGCCATAAGGACTTCCCGAAGCAGTGGCAAATCCCGGAAGGTTCGTTAATATCTGCCCTGCTGTTTTCGGAAGGCCCGTTCCTATTTTCGCGATGCGGTAATTGGTGGCAGTGGTAGAAGTATATAACTGGTTGTCGAAGATCTGCAGGCAGCGGCCTGTTTGGGTAGCCAGGGCAACGGAAGCAGCGGAGCCAAGTGTAGTATATCTGATCCCATTGTTCCCGCCGGTTGTCCAGATATCTGTGCCATTACTTGTTACGGCAGACCTTACCACCACACCGCTGAAAGTATTCAAACTGGTGGTAGTATTAATTGTGCCTGCGGCATTGACAATTCCAATAACCCTGTTCAGGGTGGAAGTACTTACACTGGCCAGTCCCGGAGCGGCATCATAACCTGCGAGTGCAAGAAAACGTCCATCAGGAGAACGGCTGAGGTATCCTTCTGTATGATTTGTTGCAGATACGGCCAATGTGAGTTTTTTATTGAGGCCAATAGCGGCGACCGGCATGGGGATACTTCTCACCAGCACACCGGCGGGCGTATATTCATCGAGGAAAACAGGATGCGCATTCCCTGTCACCAAAGCAGCCGTGCCATCTCCGATCCTCGTTACCACAATATTTCCCGCAATGAAGGGTGGAAAATCCAGCAAAGGTTCTACATGCAGCACATTCGAATTGCCGCCGCTGCCAACAGGTACAAAAGCAGTATCCGTGGTCAGCAGTAATTTATCGCAGCGGGCAAAGTTCTGCGAGCTGTCAAATATTTTGATCGTAACATTTCCTTTCGGGAGATAGAACGTACCGCCGTTCTGCCAGGCGTAGCCATTGATGCCATGCGTACCAAATTCTCCGGCTACTAATTGCCCGTTCACAAACACTTTGAATTTCCTGGTGCCGGGGCCGATAGCAAAATCCCTGGCCCTCACCCATAACTTATAAGTACCTGCGGAATCTATGCGGATAGTGGTAGTAGCAGTAAGTTCACTGCTATCCCTTCCCGCCACGCGGGATGTGAAACCCTTCAGTACGGTGGCATTTTCATCGAATTCTTTTGTCCAGTTCTTCGGGTCTTTAAAATCTTCTGCTTCTATCCAGAGATCATGACCTGTTGATTGAACAGGAAGTTTCAGAGAATCCAGGTAAGCGATGAAAGCAGTTTTACGTGTGTTGTAATTGGCAGGAGATATTTCATAGCAACGCAGGTAATCAAAGAACACAGCACCAGAATCTGTAGCATTGGGTTTGGTGGCAATACCGGATAACCAGAGATAGAGATCATGTGTGGGCAAGGCCCTTGTGTCTATCGTTTTAACCAGTGTGCCGTTATAGAAGTAGTTGAGATAGTCCGGCGTATATTCAAAACCGAAGGTATTGTAGGAGGTAGTAAGGTTTTCCGTAACCGTTCTGTAATCCCTGTTGGCATTGCCTTGTATGGGATACCACTGGATAGTGCCATAGGTGTAATAATTAGCCGCGTAATCAGGATAGTGCTCAAAGCAATCTATTTCTATCCTGTTCATCGTCTGGCTGCTACCGGCATTGGGATCATCGAAACCACTCAGCCAGGAAGTCCAGAAGGCCTCATGCCATCCGTAACCGCCGTCTATTTTTACACTTACTTCGTAGTATCCATACCTGCGGGGAGTTTTGGTGATGATACCACCGCCGGTGAATTCCTTCCCCATGAAAGATTCTTTTTTCAGATCGATCCTGATCTTTCCACTGTCCTGCGCTACATTCTCAGATCGCTGATAACTGGTGCCGCTGGACCCGATGCGGTATTTCCACATCGTGGTATCAAGCGTGGAGGTATTGAATTCATCTGACCAGGTGAGTGTATAACCTGAAGGAGCCTGCGCCTGGCTTTGCAATGCAAAAAGGAGGAACAGCGCGATTGCGTGTACAGTTTTTCTCATGGAAGTTCATAATGTGGTTAATTAAATTTGAAGATTTAATTCCTTTATACACCACATATGCCAGCCGAAATAGCCATGGGAGCATTCCCATTCTGTGGGAACATTCCCATTATACGCTGTACAGCACTTCTTCCGGAGCTTTGGCGATAGCATGCTCCAGTGCAAAACGGATCAGTACCAGGGTACCATCCACTTCGCCGTTTGTAAGCACATCTTCTTTGGATACGGAGATACTGCCAGGCACATCTTCATTCATAATATGCACCCTTTCCGTAGTGAGGTCGCTATGGGGAGTTGGGCTAACGCCTGCTTTCTGGTCCATGATCAGTTTGGCGGCAGTTCTGCCGATACCGTTATCCCGGATGCTGCAGATCAGTTGGGTGGCCGTGCAGGAGAATTGAATATGGATCTCTCCATGCCGGTTGCTGTTCATGATGCCATGATACAAGGAGTTCTCTACGTAATGATATAATAACAAAGGAGGAATCCTGATCTCATTAACGGGTACGTCTTCAGCTACCTGCAGATCGTAACTGAATTTGCCGGTAAACCTGATATGCTCCATGCCCAGGTATTGTTCCAGCATCAGCACTTCCTCCGCAACACTCACCGTGGTTACATTTGCTTGTTGAATGATCAGCCGCATGAAGCGGGAGAACCGCGCCACGTATTTCAACGCAATGGATTTATCTCCCTGGTTGATGTAGTACTGCATGTGATTGAGCGAATTGAAAATGAAGTGCGGGTTCATTTGTGCCTGCAATACTTTCATTTGCAGTTTCCGGTTCATCAGGGCAATCTCTTCGTGTTGCCGGGTGATGATACTATTGCGTTGGATCAGCTGGTCGTTCAATCTTTTCTTTGTTCTGTAACGATTGTATAACAGGATGGTGATGATCACAATTACCAATGCGCCGCCGATGGAAATGTTGCGCATCATTTTCTGATGTTCCACCTGTAATGCCGTTTCAATTAGCCGCTGGGATACGAGTTCCCTTTCCTTCGTCAGGAGTTCTATATCTGCGCTCTGCTGTGCTGTTTCGTTCGTACCCGGTCCGTCCATAATGATCCGGCCTATTTCACTTCCCAGGTATTTGGCCAGCAGGGAATCCGTTTTCCGCTTGCAGGCAAAGCTCTGGAAGTATTCATTCACAACAGGTCCCCAGTCGCTGTTCTTAGAAAAGATCCCTGCAAAACCGGGGCGCTCCGTTACCAGGATGTGCTGGCGTTTCACTTTGATCCCCTTCTGCAAGGCCACTACATAAATGGTGAGTGGAATATACCCGAAACCATTCTGCCTGCCGGCTATCTTCCGCAATACTTCATAATCATCGTATTCGCTGTAGATGGTAAAGTTCCGGCGTGCCTGCAGTTTTTTGAGATCATCTTCCATGGTGGTATGCGCCATGGTATAACCCTGTAACATTTGAAGATGATCAAAAAAAAGCTGGGGAGTAGTGTAGAGGGGTAATTCATTACTGGTAACAAGGATGTTGAGGTCTGGCATGTAAGGAGGGGTGAAATTCACTTCATGCCTGCGCTCCGGGGTAATGGAGAAAAAAGACCAGCCAAACACCCCCGGTGCTGTATGGTCCTTTACTTTACGGTATATGCTTTCGAAGCTGCCCGCATTTTCCCATTTGATACGGAGATCGTAATTGTATTTCTGTTTTACATATTGCACA includes:
- a CDS encoding RagB/SusD family nutrient uptake outer membrane protein, which codes for MKTRFILQLLIIPLLMTGCLKDVDPSDSLTTGTLTGTKEGLQQGLNGAYALFKDHVSFNGTVDGNNMYLRQYFQMSDFAGDDIVCGQTTTDPLFYSFSGDHTATQTNSRYFWYISYKIINDVNTVLESAEKIANPDESIKQLIGECYFLRAFCHFNLVRLYAKPYTHDPAAAGIILRTSVSDPGQKARATVAEVYNSVVADAEKGAGLMAQPRGVQFASKEAAWALLSRAYLYKEANDSTIYYADKVIGSNRFTLETAASFPSLFANALTGKETIFCVAFTAADDYGKAGSIASMLYSDGNSGWGEEYASQSLRDTMSGHMEDVRWSYIKPLKVGNVIQKKNGIDIYYISKFSFQGGSPTLSSPIMFRLAEMYLNKAEAMAKSNNAAGALAAVDVIRQNRGLENSLYNGVLPAGKTALQTVLKERRIELAFEGHRNYDVYRNKQDLNRTYWGYHLPGLKESDINLAVNPTNYANMITKWDNNRIIYYIPIDEIQTNKLCGQNP
- a CDS encoding PKD domain-containing protein — encoded protein: MKIIKYILLLPLIAGCKKDEVKPEADIFYTVDIADKTVTFTNETSGAVSYRWEFGDGATSTEQSPVHTYPEKGKYVPTLYATTKDGRVSEGSTVIYIAKTSPVKLNDNSLADWDNVSQYVLTSGAGEKFFRKAKFDYDASYVYVYLEVNSTEANGDIYDFYLDTDNSTTTGLLTSIPDGGYDVLLEGNILGDWLDAFNHKGAQNAFSFEPSGATEHFQVGTKVQSGGVLKFEMRIVRSKIKNLAATTAFRVGIMATKSDWSAGLGQIPDAGQPSLLINFE
- a CDS encoding acyltransferase family protein: MTTTLKPEGRLLSLDVMRGMIMIFLAAESANLYHAIEDLQPGVLIDQFFHHPWHGLRFWDLIQPAFMFMAGTAMYIAVERKRSKGVSERDNFKHIAIRSLKLFLLGTGLHCIYAGKLVWELWNVLTQLSFTTLVAYFLIRRSFTVQIGAALFMIILNDVLYRTILMPGFDQPFVQGHNFGAYMDTLFMGKINNGGWVTINCIPTAAHTILGVTAGKLLMSSRSSAFKIKTLIISGLIALALGYAVDLSGISPIIKRISTGGFVLTSLGYVTLILAALYWWIDIKDHKKYTWIAVVVGMNSIFIYIFFETVGYQWVNGAVGIFVKGGLGFLSIPENWQTLGSAIAVLLLEWYLCYWLYQKKIFFKL
- a CDS encoding RidA family protein, which gives rise to MTYQPIEPTGAAYSQAYAVSSPKRFVFVSGQVPEDERGYIPDNFRDQCRLTWQNIEARLKNAGMTLENIVKITIFLASRQFREENFEIRNEVLGDHQPAMTIVIAGIYDDQWLLEIEVVAAD
- a CDS encoding DNA alkylation repair protein, which encodes MASLLKEIYSKEFYEGFSTILIQHIPSFSKKEFLKRIFTKDFELKELKERMRHTTTVLHSFFPEDYAATTQLLGKIISSLRENDFGEDSLAFMILPDYIEVYGLEHYQHSVKALEQVTQFVSCEFAVRPFLLKYGEKMMQQMTKWSLHKNHKVRRLSSEGMRPKLPWAMAVPALKKDPLPVLALLENLKNDPSEWVRRSVANNLNDISKDHPQLVLNIAKKWKGIGKETDAIIKHGCRTLLKQGHAEILQYYGLDGGNIQLSNFKILTPKVKIGDALAFSFSIRNNNTTTQTVRLEYAIYYRKANGHLSKKVFKISEKPYGPGEQAEILRKQKFILITTRTFYAGKHEMSVIINGQEKITGEFLLV
- a CDS encoding glycoside hydrolase family 2 protein, translating into MKRIILLAVVIMWTVSTYAQSLNGDWSFALDPQKIGEQDGWTAPTFPDNKLDKVTVPHSYSVDKRFFFYTGNAWYFRKFDAQPLKPGYKAFINFDAVFYKCEIWLNGHKVGGHEGGYTPFTIDVTQHLRQKNTLSIKVDNSWDSTTIPGSRTRDSNYNAPGAQLYPWINYGGITKPVALQIRPSTYVHHLKIEAEPDLKKGTARIFIRTDGAFINLYSGGQKLPASFKPVNGGLQVTLPAKDVQLWSHDNPYLYMAEVISGEDTVRSNFGIRKIEVKNAQLLLNGQTVKMGGCNRPADYPGQGSLDPNHVLQQDLTLIKSSGMELSRIAHHAVSKDLLDWADKHGMLIITEAGNWQLSPKQMADPLIREKFRSQMKEMVERDWNHPSVIAYSLGNEFYSHRAEGQAWVRDMAQFARELDATRLITFASNIVFRDYIKKPEDEASQYVDFVSANVYAKHAEWVARIHELYPSKPVYISEFGIMATVNKTEQDRIKYLQDAIAVFRKADYVVGASIWTYNDYLSRYPQTNPDGYRSWGIVTPDRQLRESYNIIQKEFSPALIEIVSNLGGKLTVRIKSRADFPAYTLKGYKVKHGDQTLNLPVMQPGDTQTLTFNTGNGPVELIKPGDFVILRQKL
- a CDS encoding glycoside hydrolase family 16 protein, whose amino-acid sequence is MRKTVHAIALFLLFALQSQAQAPSGYTLTWSDEFNTSTLDTTMWKYRIGSSGTSYQRSENVAQDSGKIRIDLKKESFMGKEFTGGGIITKTPRRYGYYEVSVKIDGGYGWHEAFWTSWLSGFDDPNAGSSQTMNRIEIDCFEHYPDYAANYYTYGTIQWYPIQGNANRDYRTVTENLTTSYNTFGFEYTPDYLNYFYNGTLVKTIDTRALPTHDLYLWLSGIATKPNATDSGAVFFDYLRCYEISPANYNTRKTAFIAYLDSLKLPVQSTGHDLWIEAEDFKDPKNWTKEFDENATVLKGFTSRVAGRDSSELTATTTIRIDSAGTYKLWVRARDFAIGPGTRKFKVFVNGQLVAGEFGTHGINGYAWQNGGTFYLPKGNVTIKIFDSSQNFARCDKLLLTTDTAFVPVGSGGNSNVLHVEPLLDFPPFIAGNIVVTRIGDGTAALVTGNAHPVFLDEYTPAGVLVRSIPMPVAAIGLNKKLTLAVSATNHTEGYLSRSPDGRFLALAGYDAAPGLASVSTSTLNRVIGIVNAAGTINTTTSLNTFSGVVVRSAVTSNGTDIWTTGGNNGIRYTTLGSAASVALATQTGRCLQIFDNQLYTSTTATNYRIAKIGTGLPKTAGQILTNLPGFATASGSPYGIYFADLSTSVAGLDVMYVAEEGTNALSKYSLVSGSWVLNGKIGSIADTYRGLTGEQSDGHVVLYATRKNSEIVAVLDTTGYNASFAGMPVTLLATTPTNTLIRGIALAPDTSAALMHSGLAVAAEPARAVSSASLQVIPQSDRQTLQVIIQAKEKMQGFLQIVNIGSGKIVHAQAITAEKGRSNYTVRIKDRTAGLYIASYQTGAEKLDCKFFKQ
- a CDS encoding histidine kinase; amino-acid sequence: MMRLLRTIIILLFTCSPVFADGINEADSWAQVQKAGKGTITAYWYDIDPFIYAGSKGQLQGVEFELMESFVQYVKQKYNYDLRIKWENAGSFESIYRKVKDHTAPGVFGWSFFSITPERRHEVNFTPPYMPDLNILVTSNELPLYTTPQLFFDHLQMLQGYTMAHTTMEDDLKKLQARRNFTIYSEYDDYEVLRKIAGRQNGFGYIPLTIYVVALQKGIKVKRQHILVTERPGFAGIFSKNSDWGPVVNEYFQSFACKRKTDSLLAKYLGSEIGRIIMDGPGTNETAQQSADIELLTKERELVSQRLIETALQVEHQKMMRNISIGGALVIVIITILLYNRYRTKKRLNDQLIQRNSIITRQHEEIALMNRKLQMKVLQAQMNPHFIFNSLNHMQYYINQGDKSIALKYVARFSRFMRLIIQQANVTTVSVAEEVLMLEQYLGMEHIRFTGKFSYDLQVAEDVPVNEIRIPPLLLYHYVENSLYHGIMNSNRHGEIHIQFSCTATQLICSIRDNGIGRTAAKLIMDQKAGVSPTPHSDLTTERVHIMNEDVPGSISVSKEDVLTNGEVDGTLVLIRFALEHAIAKAPEEVLYSV